A genomic stretch from Actinomycetota bacterium includes:
- a CDS encoding NAD(P)-dependent oxidoreductase: MSERIGFIGLGIMGSGMSGNLLTGGFDLTVWNRTPARTEILVEAGAARADTPADLGEAVDVVVLCVSDTPDVAEVTHQLVPGLSEGMLVIDCSTISPDVTRELHARMAERGVGWVDSPVSGGSEGAIAGTLAAMVGGLDHDVARARPVLDAFCRTITHVGGPGAGQACKLVNQILVVTTMLGVSEALVFAAAQGLDLDATIDAVSGGAAGSWMLAHRGPQVVDGYWEPGFSIDLQQKDLRLVLEAADRAGVPAMATGLVFQLYRSLQHEGRGGEGNHALVKAIEKLAGIEARRSAR; encoded by the coding sequence GTGAGCGAACGCATCGGCTTCATCGGGCTCGGGATCATGGGATCAGGCATGTCCGGCAACCTCCTCACGGGTGGCTTCGACCTGACCGTGTGGAACCGCACGCCGGCGCGGACCGAGATCCTCGTCGAGGCTGGCGCAGCTCGAGCCGACACGCCGGCCGACCTCGGTGAGGCCGTGGACGTGGTGGTCCTGTGCGTCTCCGACACACCGGACGTGGCAGAGGTGACCCATCAGCTCGTGCCGGGCCTGTCCGAAGGCATGCTCGTCATCGACTGCTCCACCATCAGCCCCGACGTGACGAGGGAGCTGCACGCCAGGATGGCGGAGCGGGGCGTGGGTTGGGTCGACTCGCCGGTGAGCGGGGGCAGCGAGGGCGCGATCGCGGGGACCCTCGCCGCGATGGTCGGAGGCCTCGACCACGATGTCGCCCGGGCACGTCCCGTCCTCGACGCCTTCTGCCGCACCATCACCCACGTCGGCGGCCCCGGCGCGGGACAGGCGTGCAAGCTCGTCAACCAGATCCTCGTCGTCACGACCATGCTGGGCGTCTCCGAGGCGCTCGTGTTCGCCGCGGCCCAAGGACTCGACCTCGACGCGACCATCGACGCCGTCTCGGGCGGGGCGGCGGGGAGCTGGATGCTGGCGCATCGCGGCCCGCAGGTCGTCGACGGCTACTGGGAACCGGGCTTCAGCATCGACCTGCAGCAGAAGGACCTGCGGCTCGTGCTCGAGGCCGCCGACCGCGCCGGGGTGCCCGCGATGGCGACGGGGCTGGTCTTCCAGCTCTACCGCTCGCTGCAGCACGAGGGTCGGGGCGGCGAGGGCAACCACGCGCTGGTCAAGGCCATCGAGAAGCTCGCCGGCATCGAGGCCCGCCGCTCAGCGCGGTGA
- a CDS encoding phospho-sugar mutase encodes MDDEVLRRAGAWVEGDPDPATRAELEQLIEAGDRDALAARVDGTLKFGTAGIRGVVGAGPLRMNRAVVIRTTRGLAEHLLDEPGGGIVVVGHDARPDSERFAADATGVLGAAGLEVHAFDGVVPTPLVAFAAKELGAIAAVVITASHNPPEWNGYKVYDHRAVQIVPPTDTSIARAIDEVGPARQVPRRPGDRPADIDGVHVLGDEMFDRYLARVLAARSSTDRVPLRIAHTPLHGVGGEPVRCALEAAGYEVHQVASQREPDGGFPTVPFPNPEEPGALDAVLALATEVDADLVLANDPDVDRLAVAVPDSDAGWRPLDGNEIGVLLADHLLRHDRAAAERLVVTSIVSTPMATAIAEAHGARHEVTLTGFKWICNAALDLAETEGARLVLGFEEALGYCVGELVRDKDGINAAVAFADLAAACSARGTTVLGYLDELYGAHGRWISAPLSIVRAGPDGPAEMAAAMERIGIDRHPEALAGRQVESVRDLRSGADQRPRWLPDDAVVELTFDGGRALVRPSGTEPKLKIYVDVRGPTDRPAEQARADAARIAHDLATFLGVGPG; translated from the coding sequence GTGGACGACGAGGTGCTGCGGCGGGCGGGGGCGTGGGTCGAGGGCGATCCCGACCCCGCGACGCGCGCCGAGCTCGAGCAGCTGATCGAGGCCGGTGACCGCGATGCACTCGCGGCACGGGTGGACGGGACGCTGAAGTTCGGCACCGCCGGGATCCGCGGGGTGGTCGGGGCCGGGCCGCTGCGCATGAACCGTGCGGTCGTCATCCGCACGACCCGGGGCCTGGCTGAACACCTCCTCGACGAGCCCGGAGGCGGCATCGTCGTGGTCGGGCACGACGCACGTCCCGACAGCGAGCGCTTCGCCGCCGACGCGACCGGGGTGCTCGGAGCTGCCGGGCTCGAGGTCCACGCGTTCGACGGGGTCGTGCCCACGCCGCTCGTCGCGTTCGCTGCCAAGGAGCTGGGGGCCATCGCGGCTGTAGTCATCACCGCCAGCCACAACCCGCCTGAGTGGAACGGCTACAAGGTCTACGACCACCGCGCCGTACAGATCGTGCCGCCCACCGACACCTCCATCGCACGTGCCATCGACGAGGTCGGTCCCGCGCGGCAGGTACCGCGTCGCCCCGGCGACCGCCCCGCCGACATCGACGGCGTGCACGTCCTCGGCGACGAGATGTTCGACCGCTACCTCGCGCGCGTCCTCGCCGCACGCAGCTCGACCGACCGCGTCCCGCTCCGCATCGCGCACACCCCGCTGCACGGTGTCGGAGGCGAACCGGTCCGATGCGCCCTCGAGGCGGCCGGGTACGAGGTCCACCAGGTCGCCTCCCAGCGGGAACCCGATGGGGGTTTCCCGACCGTTCCGTTCCCCAACCCGGAGGAGCCCGGGGCGCTGGACGCGGTGCTCGCACTGGCCACCGAGGTCGACGCCGACCTCGTCCTCGCCAACGACCCCGACGTCGACCGACTCGCCGTCGCCGTCCCGGACAGCGACGCGGGCTGGCGACCCCTGGACGGGAACGAGATCGGCGTCCTCTTAGCCGACCACCTCCTGCGCCACGACCGCGCCGCGGCGGAGCGGCTGGTCGTGACCTCGATCGTGTCCACGCCGATGGCGACAGCGATCGCCGAGGCGCACGGGGCGCGTCACGAGGTGACGCTCACCGGCTTCAAGTGGATCTGCAACGCTGCCCTCGACCTCGCCGAGACTGAGGGGGCGCGGCTCGTGCTCGGCTTCGAGGAGGCGCTCGGCTACTGCGTCGGCGAGCTCGTCCGGGACAAGGACGGGATCAACGCCGCGGTCGCCTTCGCCGACCTCGCCGCCGCGTGCAGCGCCAGAGGCACGACCGTCCTGGGCTACCTCGACGAGCTGTACGGAGCCCACGGTCGCTGGATCAGCGCCCCGCTCAGCATCGTCCGTGCCGGCCCCGATGGCCCGGCCGAGATGGCGGCCGCGATGGAACGGATCGGCATCGACCGTCATCCGGAGGCGCTCGCCGGTCGGCAGGTCGAGTCGGTGCGCGACCTGCGGAGCGGAGCGGACCAACGGCCCCGGTGGCTCCCCGACGACGCGGTGGTCGAACTGACCTTCGACGGCGGCCGGGCGCTGGTCCGCCCCAGTGGTACCGAACCGAAGCTCAAGATCTACGTCGACGTGCGGGGCCCCACCGACCGCCCCGCCGAGCAAGCCCGTGCCGATGCCGCGCGCATCGCGCACGACCTCGCCACCTTCCTCGGCGTCGGCCCAGGCTGA
- a CDS encoding AMP-binding protein, with amino-acid sequence MLEARTLWELISKRADATPDAPMVIDDTGRELTFGEYAERVERVGVGLQAWNVKAGDVVSWQLPTWQESMLIVGALSRMRVIQNPILHIYREREVGFIVREAQTKLLIVPEEFGGFDFASFARGIAADVEGLDVKLITRPGLAEVDQLEDLPKPPRTDFEDEAPVRWYFYTSGTTANPKGAQHTDATIMAVSRGMCESLELTPDDRSALVFPFPHIGGIIWLFSSLLVGFPNVIDQAFNPETTIGFLDGQDVTLAGAGTYFHQAYLAAKKENAKLFSSVRGFPGGGAPKPPQLHHAMREAWPDSAGILSGYGLTEAPILTMATPDDEDEALANTEGRAMPGVELKLVTLDGEVATAGEEGEVRAKAPQLMVGYLDASLGEEAFDEDGFFRTGDLGKLDEDGFLTITGRVKDVIIRKGENISAKEVEDVLYDHDAIADVAVIGLPDDETGERACAVLVVADGADAPTLPDVQGFLEQQKLNKRKWPEQVEVVDALPRSPAGKVLKFELRDRFAGTERPQPVASDDADEQAAEEKSAKDESSAKKKTKKKTKKSSKGSGKKSQKKGAGEKSAEVKAAKAKAPEGKNPE; translated from the coding sequence ATGCTCGAGGCCAGGACCCTGTGGGAGCTCATCAGCAAGCGTGCGGACGCCACGCCTGACGCGCCGATGGTCATCGACGACACCGGCCGGGAGCTGACCTTCGGCGAGTACGCCGAACGCGTCGAACGTGTGGGGGTCGGTCTCCAGGCCTGGAACGTCAAGGCGGGCGATGTCGTGTCGTGGCAGCTGCCGACATGGCAGGAGTCGATGCTCATCGTCGGGGCGCTGTCGCGCATGCGCGTCATCCAGAACCCGATCCTGCACATCTACCGGGAACGCGAGGTCGGCTTCATCGTGCGCGAGGCCCAGACCAAGCTCCTCATCGTCCCCGAGGAGTTCGGCGGCTTCGACTTCGCCTCGTTCGCTCGCGGCATCGCGGCCGACGTCGAGGGGCTCGATGTCAAGCTCATCACCCGACCCGGCCTGGCCGAGGTCGATCAGCTCGAGGACCTGCCGAAGCCACCTCGGACCGACTTCGAGGACGAGGCTCCGGTGCGTTGGTACTTCTACACCTCCGGGACCACCGCCAACCCCAAGGGGGCGCAGCACACCGACGCGACGATCATGGCGGTGTCGCGTGGCATGTGCGAATCCCTGGAGCTGACCCCGGACGATCGCTCCGCGCTGGTGTTCCCCTTCCCGCACATCGGCGGGATCATCTGGCTCTTCTCGAGCCTGCTCGTCGGATTCCCGAACGTCATCGACCAGGCTTTCAACCCCGAAACGACCATCGGGTTCCTCGACGGTCAGGACGTCACGCTCGCCGGCGCGGGCACGTACTTCCACCAGGCCTACCTCGCCGCGAAGAAGGAGAACGCGAAGCTGTTCAGCTCCGTCCGCGGCTTCCCCGGCGGCGGCGCCCCCAAGCCCCCACAGCTCCACCACGCGATGAGGGAAGCGTGGCCGGACAGCGCCGGGATCCTCAGCGGGTACGGGCTCACCGAGGCGCCCATCCTCACCATGGCCACGCCCGACGACGAGGACGAGGCGCTCGCGAACACCGAGGGCCGGGCCATGCCCGGCGTCGAACTCAAGCTCGTGACCCTCGACGGCGAGGTCGCGACAGCCGGCGAGGAGGGCGAGGTCCGCGCCAAGGCGCCGCAGCTCATGGTGGGCTACCTCGACGCCAGCCTCGGCGAGGAGGCGTTCGACGAGGACGGCTTCTTCCGCACCGGCGACCTGGGCAAGCTCGACGAGGACGGGTTCCTGACGATCACGGGCCGTGTCAAGGACGTCATCATCCGCAAGGGCGAGAACATCTCCGCCAAGGAGGTCGAGGACGTGCTGTACGACCACGACGCCATCGCCGACGTGGCCGTCATCGGACTGCCCGATGACGAGACCGGCGAGCGCGCGTGCGCGGTGCTGGTCGTGGCCGACGGGGCCGACGCCCCGACGCTCCCCGACGTCCAGGGGTTCCTGGAGCAGCAGAAGCTCAACAAGCGCAAGTGGCCCGAGCAGGTCGAGGTCGTCGACGCGCTCCCCCGCAGCCCCGCCGGCAAGGTCCTGAAGTTCGAGTTGCGTGACCGCTTCGCCGGGACGGAGCGACCCCAGCCAGTTGCCTCCGACGACGCCGACGAGCAAGCCGCGGAGGAGAAGTCGGCCAAGGACGAGTCGAGCGCCAAGAAGAAGACCAAGAAGAAGACGAAGAAGTCCTCGAAGGGCTCCGGGAAGAAGTCCCAGAAGAAAGGCGCCGGCGAGAAGAGCGCGGAGGTCAAGGCCGCCAAGGCGAAGGCGCCAGAGGGCAAGAACCCCGAGTAG
- a CDS encoding NADH:flavin oxidoreductase, with amino-acid sequence MELFETASLGSARLRNRLVKAATFEGRTPRGAVTDELVEFHRRHAAGGVGATTVAYCAVSPEGRTYRDQIVLDDDAVPGLRRLTDVVHAEGAAALVQLGHAGTFANAKVNRRPALGPSRAFSPLGMTLARPASTDELATIRGAFAAAARRAVEAGFDGVEVHVGHGYLLSQFLSPATNRRCDRYGGSAEARSRFPREVLAVVRDGVGARAAVTAKLNMLDGYRRRLDVEDALVAARGIDADGTVDALQLTAGSTSRTPMFLMRGDVPIADLIDQQPSAIQRFGMRVVGRRLMVEYPFEEAFLLPCARRFLGEVSAPLMLLGGVTRPETARAALDEGFAFVAMARALLYEPDLPQRWRGGDAAPSGCDHGNRCVVEMERDGTRCPIAPQGSWSRT; translated from the coding sequence ATGGAGCTGTTCGAGACGGCCAGCCTCGGATCCGCTCGCCTACGCAACCGACTCGTCAAGGCCGCGACCTTCGAGGGGCGTACGCCGCGCGGCGCGGTGACCGACGAGCTCGTGGAGTTCCACCGCCGTCACGCGGCGGGAGGTGTCGGGGCGACGACCGTGGCGTACTGTGCCGTGTCCCCTGAGGGCCGTACGTACCGGGATCAGATCGTCCTCGACGACGACGCGGTTCCCGGGCTGCGGCGACTCACCGACGTCGTCCACGCCGAGGGTGCCGCCGCCCTCGTCCAGCTCGGCCACGCCGGGACCTTCGCCAACGCGAAGGTCAACCGCCGCCCCGCGCTCGGGCCCTCACGCGCGTTCAGCCCCCTGGGCATGACGCTCGCACGCCCCGCCTCGACCGACGAGCTGGCGACGATCCGCGGGGCGTTCGCCGCTGCGGCTCGCCGCGCGGTGGAGGCTGGCTTCGATGGCGTGGAGGTGCACGTCGGGCACGGCTACCTCCTCAGCCAGTTCCTGAGCCCCGCGACCAATCGTCGCTGCGACCGCTACGGCGGCTCGGCCGAGGCCCGTTCGCGGTTCCCTCGCGAGGTGCTCGCGGTCGTCCGCGACGGTGTGGGTGCCCGTGCCGCCGTGACCGCGAAGCTGAACATGCTCGACGGCTACCGGCGCCGTCTGGACGTCGAGGACGCCCTCGTGGCCGCACGGGGCATCGATGCCGACGGGACCGTCGATGCGTTGCAGCTCACCGCCGGATCGACCAGCCGCACACCGATGTTCCTGATGCGCGGAGACGTGCCGATCGCGGATTTGATCGATCAGCAGCCTTCGGCGATCCAGCGGTTCGGTATGCGCGTCGTCGGGCGACGTCTGATGGTCGAGTACCCGTTCGAGGAGGCCTTCCTGCTGCCCTGCGCGCGCCGGTTCCTCGGCGAGGTGTCGGCCCCGCTGATGCTCCTCGGCGGAGTCACCCGCCCCGAGACCGCTCGCGCCGCGCTCGACGAGGGTTTCGCGTTCGTGGCGATGGCGCGGGCGCTGCTCTACGAACCTGACCTGCCCCAGCGGTGGCGAGGCGGCGACGCTGCCCCGTCGGGATGCGACCACGGCAACCGCTGCGTCGTCGAGATGGAGCGGGACGGCACCCGCTGCCCCATCGCCCCACAGGGGTCGTGGTCACGAACTTGA